From Stigmatella erecta, one genomic window encodes:
- a CDS encoding PAS domain S-box protein — translation MPMTTTLDDLTTCAGLPLAPQASGACLILISSTAPAGIGRAFRVQPGEQVLGRGSEVEFRIDDHGVSRRHARIVRTAEGTCHVTDLGSTNGTYVNGVAITSAELREGDRLQIGTVTVFRFSNREQLEPREEQLRQALSAARVGIWDWNAAAGTVTWSEHVDRLLGLPVGTLAGRAMDLREVVHPADMPRVREVLALALERRSHVEMEYRIEPSGGGCRWLSCKGDVLCDGAGVPNRITGTVMDITARKTAEQELRRQALIFESLYDGVVITDLRGHIIDWNPSAERMFGRGKAHAVGQTLFSVLHPGEPDPLTLPMLHALEGEGRWTGEVEFRRKDGMGCCCESVAVPLRDAEGRAIAYILVHRDVTERKHLQARLVMSDRLASLGTLGAGVAHEINNPLAYMLVNLHLIHGGLERLRPAVSSGTVEQLQQIARETTEGAERIASIVQDLKVFSRGEQETRLGPVDVSRSVELACKMADNLVRHRARLVTEFEPVAMVEASESRLCQVFLNLLLNAAQAIPEGEPADRHLITVRIRAQAPGQVVVQVEDSGVGMTPEVLARVFDPFFTTKSVGEGTGLGLSICHGIVESMGGTISAESEPGRGSSFRVVLRTVTGRAEDVTRPIALLPALVPTAPRARVLVVDDEPNVTLALQRSLGSEHEVSTANSAADALRLLGQDARFDVILCDVMMPGMTGMDLYAEVGRAVPQMAERIIFMTGGAFTPRAQAFLRHVSNPKLDKPLNLEELRVLVNRRAGEAYR, via the coding sequence ATGCCCATGACGACGACACTGGATGATTTGACGACCTGTGCGGGCCTGCCGCTGGCGCCACAAGCCTCTGGGGCCTGCCTCATCCTCATCAGCTCCACGGCGCCCGCGGGCATCGGCCGGGCGTTCCGCGTGCAGCCAGGCGAGCAGGTGCTCGGCCGTGGCTCGGAGGTGGAGTTCCGCATCGACGACCACGGCGTCTCGCGCCGGCACGCGCGGATCGTCCGCACCGCGGAGGGCACCTGCCATGTCACGGACCTGGGCTCCACCAACGGCACCTATGTCAACGGCGTGGCCATCACCTCGGCGGAGCTGCGCGAGGGGGACCGGCTGCAGATTGGCACCGTCACCGTCTTCCGCTTCTCCAACCGCGAGCAGCTGGAGCCGCGCGAGGAGCAGCTGCGCCAGGCGCTGTCCGCGGCGCGCGTGGGCATCTGGGACTGGAACGCCGCGGCGGGCACGGTGACGTGGTCCGAGCACGTGGACCGGCTGCTGGGGCTGCCCGTGGGCACGCTGGCGGGCCGCGCCATGGACCTGCGCGAGGTGGTCCACCCGGCGGACATGCCCCGGGTGCGCGAGGTGCTGGCGCTGGCGCTGGAGCGGCGCTCCCACGTGGAGATGGAGTACCGCATCGAGCCGTCGGGCGGCGGGTGCCGGTGGCTGTCCTGCAAGGGCGATGTGCTGTGCGATGGGGCGGGGGTGCCCAACCGGATTACCGGCACGGTGATGGACATCACCGCGCGCAAGACGGCCGAGCAGGAGCTGCGCCGCCAGGCGCTCATCTTCGAGAGCCTCTATGACGGCGTCGTCATCACCGACCTGCGCGGGCACATCATCGACTGGAACCCGAGCGCGGAGCGCATGTTCGGGCGCGGCAAGGCGCACGCGGTGGGGCAGACGCTCTTCTCGGTGCTGCACCCGGGCGAGCCGGACCCGCTCACCCTGCCCATGCTCCACGCGCTGGAGGGGGAGGGGCGCTGGACGGGGGAGGTGGAGTTCCGCCGCAAGGACGGCATGGGGTGCTGCTGCGAGTCGGTGGCGGTGCCGCTGCGGGACGCCGAGGGGCGCGCCATCGCCTACATCCTGGTCCACCGGGACGTGACGGAGCGCAAGCACCTGCAGGCGCGCCTGGTGATGTCGGACCGGCTGGCGTCGCTGGGCACGCTGGGCGCGGGGGTGGCGCACGAAATCAACAACCCGCTGGCCTACATGCTCGTCAACCTGCACCTCATCCACGGGGGGCTGGAGCGGCTGCGGCCCGCGGTGTCCTCGGGCACCGTGGAGCAGCTCCAGCAGATCGCCCGGGAGACCACCGAGGGCGCCGAGCGCATCGCCAGCATCGTGCAGGACCTGAAGGTCTTCTCGCGCGGGGAGCAGGAGACGCGCCTGGGGCCGGTGGACGTGAGCCGGTCGGTGGAGCTGGCGTGCAAGATGGCGGACAACCTGGTGCGCCACCGCGCGCGGCTGGTGACGGAGTTCGAGCCGGTGGCCATGGTGGAGGCCAGCGAGTCGCGGCTGTGCCAGGTGTTCCTCAACCTGCTGCTCAACGCGGCGCAGGCCATCCCGGAGGGGGAGCCGGCCGACCGGCACCTCATCACCGTGCGCATCCGCGCCCAGGCGCCCGGGCAGGTGGTGGTGCAGGTGGAGGACAGCGGGGTGGGCATGACGCCGGAGGTGCTGGCGCGTGTGTTCGATCCGTTCTTCACCACCAAGTCGGTGGGCGAGGGGACAGGCTTGGGGTTGTCCATCTGCCACGGCATCGTCGAGTCCATGGGGGGCACCATCTCCGCGGAGAGCGAGCCGGGGCGGGGCTCCTCCTTCCGCGTGGTGCTGCGCACCGTGACGGGGCGGGCCGAGGACGTCACGCGCCCCATCGCGCTCTTGCCCGCGCTGGTGCCCACGGCGCCCCGCGCGCGCGTGCTGGTGGTGGATGACGAGCCGAACGTGACCCTGGCGCTTCAGCGCAGCCTGGGCAGCGAGCACGAAGTGTCAACGGCCAATAGTGCCGCGGACGCGTTGCGGCTGCTGGGCCAGGATGCCCGCTTTGATGTCATCCTCTGCGATGTGATGATGCCGGGCATGACGGGGATGGACTTGTATGCGGAAGTGGGCCGCGCGGTGCCGCAGATGGCCGAGCGGATCATCTTCATGACCGGAGGGGCCTTCACGCCCCGGGCGCAGGCGTTCCTGCGCCATGTGTCCAACCCGAAGCTCGACAAGCCGCTGAACCTGGAGGAGCTGCGAGTGCTCGTCAACCGGCGTGCAGGGGAGGCCTATCGATGA
- a CDS encoding OPT/YSL family transporter — MNAPPESLDSPAAVAPVLGTGPRLVTSPVPVVLPGEFTARSLVGGCIIGALLAITNVYMGLKTGWWESGSIIAAVLGFSGLSALGRRWGGGPAMLETNLTQTTASAVGAMPAVAGLLGSIPALTLMGLSVPSWGIVVWSATLGVLGVLAAYLLRGRLLDQEGLAFPTGVATAELITALHRTGRVERPGRAQVLLGSGLFTMAVTWMRDVQAWVPAVTAAPGKLAGLPASTFTLGIGWSPMLMAVGMMAGLQMSLSMVLGALVSWVGLAPGLARSGSVDAQLGYDGFSVWLTWPGVGLMVGAAVVSLGMQARSLLGAAAKDLRSLGRSEEPSVGRWAVWAGLAACVLTLVLGRVVFGLPMLHTLLALVLVLPLCAVCARSAGQMDISPVSQMGQLTQLASGTAFPGPTGLNVAAGSVVAGAVAQTGVSLWSYKAGHLLKSSPARQLLAQLLGVLVGSLVSVPVYLLLVDTYGLGEALPVPSAHQFRIVASVSVQGLAGLPPEAARAAALGFFVGGALTLAARGRLARVLPSAVAMGLGMLLPAHYAMTIGLGAVLVALARRVRPDMVDAHMPALGAGAIAGESIMGLLIAGLVALELIQRPG, encoded by the coding sequence ATGAATGCTCCGCCGGAGTCCCTGGACTCCCCGGCCGCCGTGGCGCCCGTGCTCGGCACGGGGCCGCGGCTCGTGACGAGTCCCGTCCCGGTGGTGTTGCCGGGCGAGTTCACGGCGCGCTCCCTGGTGGGGGGCTGCATCATCGGCGCGCTGCTGGCCATCACCAACGTCTACATGGGGCTGAAGACGGGCTGGTGGGAGAGCGGCTCCATCATCGCCGCGGTGCTGGGCTTCAGCGGGCTGTCGGCGCTGGGGCGCCGCTGGGGCGGCGGCCCGGCGATGCTGGAGACGAACCTCACGCAGACGACGGCCTCCGCGGTGGGGGCGATGCCGGCGGTGGCGGGCCTGCTGGGCTCCATTCCGGCGCTGACGCTCATGGGGCTGTCCGTGCCCTCCTGGGGCATCGTCGTGTGGAGCGCCACCCTGGGGGTGCTGGGGGTGCTGGCCGCGTACCTGCTGCGCGGCCGGCTGCTGGACCAGGAGGGGCTGGCCTTCCCCACGGGCGTGGCCACCGCGGAGCTCATCACCGCGCTGCACCGCACCGGCCGGGTGGAGCGGCCCGGGCGCGCCCAGGTGCTGCTGGGCTCCGGGCTGTTCACCATGGCCGTCACGTGGATGCGGGATGTGCAGGCGTGGGTGCCCGCGGTGACGGCGGCGCCCGGCAAGCTCGCGGGGCTGCCGGCCTCCACCTTCACGCTGGGCATTGGCTGGAGCCCCATGCTGATGGCGGTGGGGATGATGGCGGGGCTGCAGATGTCGCTGAGCATGGTGCTGGGGGCGCTGGTGTCCTGGGTGGGGCTCGCGCCGGGGCTCGCGCGCTCCGGGAGCGTGGATGCGCAGCTCGGCTATGACGGCTTCTCCGTGTGGCTCACCTGGCCCGGGGTGGGGTTGATGGTGGGCGCGGCCGTCGTGTCCCTGGGCATGCAGGCGCGCTCCCTGCTGGGGGCGGCCGCGAAGGATTTGCGGTCCCTGGGGCGCTCCGAGGAGCCCTCCGTGGGGCGCTGGGCGGTGTGGGCGGGGCTGGCGGCGTGCGTGCTGACGCTGGTGCTGGGCCGGGTGGTGTTCGGGCTGCCCATGCTGCACACGCTCCTGGCGCTCGTGCTCGTGCTGCCCTTGTGCGCGGTGTGCGCGCGCAGCGCGGGGCAGATGGACATCTCGCCGGTGAGCCAGATGGGGCAGCTCACCCAGCTGGCCTCGGGCACGGCCTTCCCGGGGCCCACGGGGCTCAACGTCGCGGCGGGCTCGGTGGTGGCGGGCGCGGTGGCGCAGACGGGCGTGAGCCTCTGGTCCTACAAGGCGGGGCACCTGCTCAAGTCCTCCCCGGCGCGCCAGCTCCTGGCGCAGCTGCTGGGCGTGCTCGTCGGCTCGCTGGTGAGCGTGCCCGTGTACCTGCTGCTGGTGGACACCTACGGGCTGGGCGAGGCGCTGCCCGTGCCGTCCGCGCACCAGTTCCGCATCGTGGCGAGCGTGTCCGTGCAGGGGCTCGCGGGGCTGCCGCCCGAGGCGGCCCGGGCCGCCGCCCTGGGCTTCTTCGTGGGCGGGGCGCTGACGCTGGCGGCGCGGGGGCGCCTGGCGCGGGTGCTCCCCTCGGCGGTGGCCATGGGGCTGGGCATGCTGCTGCCGGCCCACTACGCGATGACGATTGGCCTGGGCGCGGTGCTGGTGGCCCTGGCGCGGCGCGTGCGCCCGGACATGGTGGATGCGCACATGCCCGCGCTGGGCGCGGGCGCCATCGCGGGCGAGTCCATCATGGGGCTGCTCATCGCCGGCCTGGTAGCGCTGGAATTGATTCAACGCCCAGGTTGA
- a CDS encoding serine/threonine-protein kinase PknK, with translation MPEVDSSFVLTFPGYRIERLIAQGGFGTLVKALRQEDNLSVAIKVAHAGNPLAEFQLAREAEALYTLGAPLVPALYEVGSLEEGRPFLAMEYIALPTLAEHLGRLSGPLAPAEFASRARTLLHGLCLVHAQGFVHCDLKPENIFLDDAASRVRLFDFGLAHPLGPPSASTELTLSGHGAYAGTAEYMAPEQCAGTQAVDARTDVYALGVILYEMLTGRPPFFGTPAEVFQAHLSLRPPRPSEFAPVAPDVEELVLQCLAKERSRRFPSMMAASDALREALTHDTPRVSALPRPPSSAAEEPSRAAQTRRSVAVLLFHSSANPLAVQKALATCGGQVAFREGSRFAGVFDPDAGENPVRRALRAAEALEEHRLAASVLVDVATVTVQRRPGSAPRYFGGPFSQKERYPTGAGTPPLMVTTAAAEAVPDVRCVSIPDREGLLRPAEPEVAPRADMTVLKLGSELLIGRGEELEGFWQSAQEAVNDGAPTLATMLGERGYGKSHFSAALTRKLQQTLPQAHVYELRAREPVRGDPDGTLRMLLRCALHDFERDDTGSEGASRTAFFKRLGPTLATELWPGVSTTLGWSTPDSPEVQSRAAAPGALRTLAMRATGELLAATARLHPLCLLLDDAHFAEETALDALEYACLAEGRAPLWVCVLARPEFERSRPSWGSRAARKYSLTLGPLSPVHAQALCRVLLRPVQNVPAMAVERIVERTRRVPLFLVELVRGLKRQGLMRQRGPGGSWYLVTDELDRVPELRLVEWLADRELGVLPPALAAHARLCALLGSDFTLATAEGVVRELEREGGAADFPLDPRHATRRLLDLGLLVGHRQDDLSFRNELVREAAARTLPDAERIRIHRAAVAFYQSPAAAPERQRLPRLAFHAAAAGLRDEAVALYLDLAESARGRHAYLDAESMYTRALELVDPADELRGLTALRGRGLMRYRIGRYDDSLADFARAREMAHRQGDARVEVEVLLEEAVALDWVNDYTRSDECVQKARALADAVPASHIQAHLLLGIGRSWFRQGRWERACPPLEAAVDRSRTQGDAGYETRVAAQLLLAVILPNLGRIDEAEAVLEEVISACARRGDRFHLGGAINNRRNLWVARKDLEHALKDQERFMHLGRELGVVGWEYFAEYNLGELLYQAGNTTAATPHIARAIELERGHPEVASQPWALLLQARALAWEGQADPAREVLEQVSEALTARQPPQELSPSEAVLFAMVELATRQASAEEWMALQARSAEVSVEQEPLEVLELMALSALRRGEQPLAVRVLQEALLRAGSIPNVMEGRLRRTLERALNLGVESIPALPGRR, from the coding sequence ATGCCGGAGGTGGACTCATCCTTCGTGCTCACCTTTCCGGGCTATCGCATCGAGCGCCTCATCGCCCAGGGGGGCTTCGGCACCCTGGTGAAGGCCCTGCGCCAGGAGGACAACCTGAGCGTGGCCATCAAGGTGGCCCACGCGGGCAACCCGCTGGCGGAGTTCCAGCTCGCGCGCGAGGCCGAGGCGCTCTACACGCTGGGCGCCCCCCTGGTGCCCGCGCTGTACGAGGTGGGCAGCCTGGAGGAGGGCCGCCCCTTCCTGGCCATGGAGTACATCGCGCTGCCGACGCTCGCCGAGCACCTGGGCCGGCTCTCGGGGCCCCTGGCCCCCGCCGAGTTCGCCTCGCGCGCGCGCACCCTGCTCCACGGGCTGTGCCTCGTGCACGCCCAGGGCTTCGTCCACTGCGACCTCAAGCCGGAGAACATCTTCCTGGATGACGCGGCCTCGCGCGTGCGCCTGTTCGACTTCGGCCTGGCCCACCCGCTGGGCCCCCCGAGCGCCTCCACCGAGCTCACCCTGAGCGGCCACGGGGCCTACGCGGGCACCGCCGAGTACATGGCCCCCGAGCAGTGCGCGGGCACCCAGGCGGTGGATGCGCGCACGGACGTGTACGCGCTGGGCGTCATCCTCTACGAGATGCTCACGGGCAGGCCCCCCTTCTTCGGCACCCCCGCGGAGGTGTTCCAGGCCCACCTGTCCCTGCGGCCCCCGCGCCCCTCGGAGTTCGCCCCGGTGGCGCCCGACGTGGAGGAGCTGGTGCTCCAGTGTCTGGCCAAGGAGCGCTCCCGGCGCTTCCCCAGCATGATGGCCGCCAGCGATGCGCTGCGCGAGGCGCTCACCCACGACACGCCCCGCGTCAGCGCCCTGCCCCGCCCCCCGTCCTCCGCCGCCGAGGAGCCCTCGCGCGCCGCCCAGACGCGCCGCTCGGTGGCGGTGCTGCTCTTCCACTCCAGCGCCAACCCGCTCGCCGTGCAGAAGGCGCTGGCCACCTGTGGCGGGCAGGTGGCCTTCCGCGAGGGCTCGCGCTTCGCGGGGGTGTTCGACCCGGACGCCGGGGAGAACCCGGTGCGGCGGGCCCTGCGCGCGGCGGAGGCCCTGGAGGAGCACCGCCTGGCCGCCAGCGTCCTGGTGGACGTGGCCACCGTCACCGTGCAGCGCCGCCCGGGCTCCGCCCCGCGCTACTTCGGCGGCCCCTTCTCGCAGAAGGAGCGCTACCCCACCGGCGCCGGCACCCCGCCGTTGATGGTCACCACGGCGGCGGCCGAGGCCGTGCCGGACGTGCGCTGCGTCTCCATTCCGGACCGCGAGGGGCTCTTGCGCCCCGCCGAGCCCGAGGTGGCGCCGCGCGCGGACATGACGGTGCTCAAGCTGGGCAGCGAGCTGCTCATTGGCCGGGGCGAGGAGCTGGAGGGCTTCTGGCAGAGCGCCCAGGAGGCGGTGAACGACGGCGCCCCCACCCTGGCCACCATGCTGGGCGAGCGCGGCTACGGCAAGAGCCACTTCAGCGCCGCGCTCACCCGGAAGCTCCAGCAGACGCTGCCCCAGGCCCACGTGTACGAGCTGCGCGCCCGCGAGCCGGTGCGCGGCGACCCCGACGGCACCCTGCGCATGCTCCTGCGGTGCGCGCTGCACGACTTCGAGCGCGATGACACCGGCTCGGAGGGCGCCAGCCGCACCGCCTTCTTCAAGCGGCTGGGCCCCACGCTGGCGACCGAGCTGTGGCCCGGCGTGTCCACCACCCTGGGCTGGTCCACCCCCGACAGCCCCGAGGTGCAGAGCCGCGCCGCGGCCCCCGGCGCGCTGCGCACGCTGGCCATGCGCGCCACGGGCGAGCTGCTGGCCGCCACCGCCCGCCTCCACCCGCTGTGCCTGCTGCTGGATGACGCGCACTTCGCGGAGGAGACGGCGCTGGACGCGCTGGAGTACGCGTGCCTCGCCGAGGGGCGCGCCCCGCTGTGGGTGTGCGTCCTGGCGCGGCCCGAGTTCGAGCGCAGCCGCCCGAGCTGGGGCTCGCGCGCCGCGCGCAAGTACAGCCTCACCCTGGGCCCGCTGTCGCCCGTGCACGCCCAGGCGCTGTGCCGCGTGCTGCTGCGCCCGGTGCAGAACGTGCCCGCCATGGCGGTGGAGCGCATCGTCGAGCGCACCCGGCGCGTGCCGCTGTTCCTGGTGGAGCTGGTGCGCGGCCTCAAGCGCCAGGGGCTGATGCGCCAGCGCGGCCCCGGCGGCAGCTGGTACCTCGTCACCGACGAGCTGGACCGGGTGCCGGAGCTGCGGCTCGTGGAGTGGCTGGCGGACCGGGAGCTGGGCGTGCTGCCCCCGGCGCTCGCGGCGCACGCGCGGCTGTGCGCGCTCCTGGGCTCGGACTTCACCCTGGCCACCGCCGAGGGCGTGGTGCGGGAGCTGGAGCGCGAGGGCGGCGCGGCGGACTTCCCGTTGGATCCGCGCCACGCCACGCGAAGGCTGCTGGACCTGGGGCTGCTCGTGGGGCACCGGCAGGATGACCTGAGCTTCCGCAACGAGCTGGTGCGCGAGGCCGCCGCGCGCACGCTGCCGGACGCCGAGCGCATCCGCATTCACCGCGCCGCCGTGGCCTTCTACCAGAGCCCCGCCGCCGCCCCCGAGCGCCAGCGGCTGCCGCGCCTGGCCTTCCACGCCGCCGCCGCGGGGCTCCGGGACGAGGCCGTCGCGCTCTACCTGGACCTGGCCGAATCGGCCCGCGGCCGGCACGCGTACCTGGACGCCGAGAGCATGTACACGCGCGCCCTGGAGCTGGTGGACCCCGCCGACGAGCTGCGCGGCCTCACCGCCCTGCGCGGGCGGGGCCTCATGCGCTACCGCATCGGCCGGTATGACGACTCGCTCGCCGACTTCGCCCGCGCCCGGGAGATGGCCCACCGCCAGGGGGACGCGCGCGTGGAGGTGGAAGTGCTGCTGGAAGAGGCGGTGGCGCTCGACTGGGTGAACGACTACACGCGCTCGGACGAGTGCGTGCAGAAGGCGCGGGCGCTGGCCGATGCCGTGCCCGCCTCCCACATCCAGGCGCACCTGCTGCTGGGCATCGGCCGCTCCTGGTTCCGCCAGGGGCGGTGGGAGCGCGCCTGCCCGCCGCTGGAGGCCGCGGTGGACCGCTCGCGCACGCAGGGGGACGCGGGCTACGAGACGCGCGTCGCGGCCCAGCTGCTGCTGGCCGTCATCCTGCCCAACCTGGGCCGCATCGACGAGGCCGAGGCGGTGCTGGAAGAGGTGATTTCCGCCTGCGCCCGGCGCGGGGACCGGTTCCACCTGGGCGGCGCCATCAACAACCGCCGCAACCTGTGGGTGGCGCGCAAGGACCTGGAGCACGCGCTGAAGGACCAGGAGCGCTTCATGCACCTGGGCCGCGAGCTGGGCGTGGTGGGCTGGGAGTACTTCGCCGAGTACAACCTGGGGGAGCTGCTCTACCAGGCGGGGAACACCACCGCGGCCACGCCCCACATCGCCCGCGCCATCGAGCTGGAGCGGGGCCACCCGGAGGTGGCCTCCCAGCCGTGGGCCCTGCTGCTGCAGGCCCGGGCGCTCGCCTGGGAGGGCCAGGCCGATCCGGCGCGCGAGGTGCTCGAGCAGGTGAGCGAGGCGCTCACCGCGCGGCAGCCCCCGCAGGAGCTGAGCCCCTCGGAGGCGGTGCTCTTCGCCATGGTGGAGCTGGCCACGCGGCAGGCCAGCGCCGAGGAGTGGATGGCGCTCCAGGCCCGCTCCGCCGAGGTCTCCGTGGAGCAGGAGCCCCTGGAGGTGCTGGAGCTGATGGCGCTCTCGGCGCTGCGGCGGGGCGAGCAGCCCCTCGCGGTGCGCGTCCTCCAGGAGGCGCTCCTGCGCGCAGGCAGCATCCCCAACGTCATGGAGGGGCGGCTGCGCCGGACGCTGGAGCGGGCGCTCAACCTGGGCGTTGAATCAATTCCAGCGCTACCAGGCCGGCGATGA
- a CDS encoding metal-dependent hydrolase: protein MNPLVHAELSWLGAQGLRERRDRLLVTCAGLAPDLDGLSLLGGEAAYARYHHVLFHGYAGALLTAAVCAALARQRGAVALLSLATFHLHLLCDLLGSGPGWGIVYFWPTSPREFFWRGQWDLASWQNALVGLGASLACLACALRWRRTVVELLSPRWDAEVTRTVRRRFLGKNDAAV, encoded by the coding sequence ATGAATCCCCTCGTCCATGCGGAGCTGTCCTGGCTGGGTGCCCAAGGGCTGCGCGAGCGCCGGGACCGGCTCCTCGTCACGTGCGCGGGCCTGGCCCCGGATCTCGATGGGCTGTCTCTCCTCGGGGGAGAGGCCGCCTACGCCCGCTACCACCACGTGCTCTTTCACGGCTACGCGGGCGCGCTGCTCACCGCGGCCGTCTGCGCGGCCCTCGCGCGGCAACGCGGGGCGGTGGCCCTGCTGTCCCTGGCCACCTTTCACCTGCACCTGCTGTGTGACTTGCTGGGCAGCGGGCCGGGTTGGGGCATTGTCTATTTTTGGCCCACCTCCCCCCGGGAGTTCTTCTGGCGGGGCCAGTGGGACCTGGCCTCCTGGCAGAACGCGCTCGTGGGACTGGGGGCCAGTCTGGCGTGTCTGGCCTGTGCCCTGCGCTGGCGCCGCACCGTGGTGGAGCTGCTGTCGCCGCGCTGGGATGCCGAGGTGACGCGCACCGTGCGGCGCCGCTTCCTCGGGAAGAACGATGCTGCCGTATAA
- a CDS encoding polysaccharide lyase — protein MPALASAATLWKGDFETGNHSQWSRLQSVASDRLQVVTDVVREGRYALKVTVKKGDDPINASGNRNELLYLSHETTNTDYFYKWSTLFPKGYPSADKWQVFAQWHQNGCCGSPPLEFYVVGEEMRLRVGGSNGRVVWKTPLKREVWNDFVMHVKWSSDAKVGFVELYKDGKLVLPKTMAATQFGKEKNYLKLGLYRDESISPTATLYHDGFVMGTTLADVMPPPPAPPAPAPVPETPSETEAELPNPSPLPDPGVGTPSAPSAPGYTTLPGDPGDDREDLEFGAPQGCGASATGGLPAMAAVGLIAAALLLRRRPAPVRVRARRR, from the coding sequence ATGCCTGCCCTTGCCTCAGCAGCCACCCTCTGGAAAGGGGATTTCGAGACCGGTAATCACTCCCAATGGTCCCGCCTCCAGAGCGTTGCCTCGGACAGGCTCCAGGTCGTCACGGACGTTGTGCGGGAAGGGCGCTATGCGCTCAAGGTGACGGTGAAGAAGGGGGATGACCCCATCAACGCCAGCGGCAACCGCAACGAGCTGCTGTACCTGAGCCACGAGACGACCAACACCGACTACTTCTACAAGTGGAGCACCCTGTTCCCGAAGGGCTACCCCTCGGCGGACAAGTGGCAGGTGTTCGCGCAGTGGCACCAGAATGGCTGCTGCGGCTCGCCCCCCCTGGAGTTCTACGTGGTGGGCGAGGAGATGCGCCTGCGCGTGGGGGGCAGCAACGGCCGCGTGGTGTGGAAGACGCCCCTCAAGCGCGAGGTGTGGAACGACTTCGTCATGCACGTGAAGTGGTCCTCCGACGCCAAGGTGGGCTTCGTCGAGCTCTACAAGGACGGCAAGCTCGTGCTGCCCAAGACGATGGCGGCCACCCAGTTCGGCAAGGAGAAGAACTACCTGAAGCTCGGCCTGTACCGGGACGAGAGCATCTCCCCCACCGCCACGCTCTACCATGATGGCTTCGTCATGGGCACGACCCTGGCGGACGTGATGCCCCCGCCCCCCGCGCCTCCCGCGCCCGCCCCCGTGCCCGAGACGCCTTCCGAGACGGAGGCCGAGCTGCCCAATCCCTCCCCGCTGCCGGACCCCGGCGTGGGCACGCCGTCCGCTCCCTCCGCGCCGGGCTACACCACCCTGCCGGGCGACCCGGGCGATGACCGCGAGGACCTGGAGTTCGGTGCCCCGCAGGGCTGCGGTGCCTCCGCCACCGGGGGCCTGCCCGCCATGGCCGCGGTGGGGCTGATCGCCGCGGCCCTGCTCCTGCGCCGCCGCCCCGCCCCGGTCCGCGTCCGCGCCCGCCGGCGGTAG